A stretch of Paenibacillus sp. URB8-2 DNA encodes these proteins:
- a CDS encoding SDR family NAD(P)-dependent oxidoreductase, which produces MNRMQDKVAIVTGAASGIGKAAAIRLAAEGAKVSLIDKNEQTISQTEAEIKNAGGEAISFIADTSKAEEIGPAVKETVEQWGTIDTVFANAGALGMASPIEYFPSEEWAGTISNNVIGTFETVKQAIPYMKEKGGSITVTSSVSGSRQFAQPGFSAYSTSKAAVAVFAEMAALELAQYKIRVNAVCPGIIDTNIFDSQKKSEHLDEIKYPFDIPQDGVPLTHAPGKPEEVANLVLFLASEEASHITGTKVFVDGAETLIKG; this is translated from the coding sequence ATGAACAGAATGCAGGACAAGGTCGCAATTGTGACAGGAGCAGCTTCCGGGATTGGCAAAGCCGCTGCCATTCGTTTGGCGGCCGAAGGCGCAAAAGTCAGTCTAATCGACAAGAACGAACAGACGATCAGCCAGACCGAGGCGGAGATCAAGAACGCTGGCGGGGAAGCGATCAGCTTTATCGCTGATACTTCCAAGGCTGAGGAAATCGGCCCCGCGGTCAAAGAGACGGTGGAGCAGTGGGGCACCATTGATACCGTATTTGCCAATGCGGGAGCTCTGGGGATGGCGTCCCCGATTGAGTATTTTCCTTCGGAAGAATGGGCCGGAACGATTTCGAACAACGTAATCGGGACCTTCGAGACGGTGAAGCAGGCCATTCCTTATATGAAAGAAAAAGGCGGCTCCATTACGGTGACCAGCTCGGTCAGCGGCAGCCGGCAGTTCGCCCAGCCGGGTTTTTCGGCTTACAGCACCTCCAAGGCGGCGGTTGCCGTATTCGCCGAGATGGCGGCGCTGGAGCTGGCCCAGTACAAAATCCGCGTAAACGCCGTCTGCCCGGGTATCATCGACACGAATATTTTCGATTCCCAGAAGAAATCCGAGCATCTGGATGAAATCAAATATCCGTTTGACATCCCTCAGGACGGCGTCCCGCTGACGCATGCTCCCGGGAAGCCGGAAGAGGTCGCGAATCTGGTGCTCTTTCTCGCAAGCGAAGAAGCTTCCCACATTACGGGCACCAAGGTGTTCGTCGACGGCGCGGAGACGCTGATCAAAGGCTAA
- a CDS encoding IS1182 family transposase produces MLPKQQSLILSPYIELYNILVPQDHMLRKMDELVDFSFVYEELQESYCHDNGRTAQDPVRMFKYLLLKSMFDLSDVDLVERSKTDLAFKFFLHMAPEEEVIEPSLLTKFRKLRLKDMKLLDLLIGKTVEIAMEKGVIRSKSIIVDATHTKARYTQKTPQEVLRERSKILRKAIYPLDESMKNVFPCKPVTNVIQDEIRYCEQLIAVIEADGRFTELPKVREPLNLLKETITDDLEHLQTSVDPDAKVGHKSADSSFFGYKTHIAISEERIITAATITTGEQPDGKQLKTLIEKSKAAGMTVETVIGDTAYSEKDNLAYSEQNEIELVSKLNPLITQGNRKKEDEFEFNKDAGMYVCKAGHLATRRARQGKKGKGKNQVDTYYFDVNKCKMCPLREGCYKEGAKSKTYSVSIKCDEHLAQAAFQESEAFKAKAKERYKIEAKNSELKHRHGYDVASSSGLVGMEIQGAMAIFSVNLKRILKLLEP; encoded by the coding sequence ATGCTTCCGAAACAGCAGAGCTTAATCTTAAGTCCCTATATTGAACTCTACAACATCTTGGTTCCCCAAGATCACATGTTGCGGAAAATGGACGAACTGGTGGACTTTAGCTTTGTCTACGAAGAGCTTCAGGAGAGCTATTGCCACGACAACGGACGCACTGCGCAGGACCCGGTCCGGATGTTTAAGTATTTGCTGCTCAAATCGATGTTTGACTTGTCCGATGTCGATTTAGTCGAGCGTTCGAAAACGGATTTAGCGTTCAAGTTCTTTCTGCATATGGCCCCCGAGGAAGAAGTGATCGAGCCCAGCCTGCTTACCAAGTTCCGCAAATTGCGGCTTAAAGACATGAAGCTGCTGGATCTGCTCATCGGAAAAACGGTGGAAATTGCTATGGAAAAAGGCGTCATCCGCAGCAAATCTATTATTGTGGACGCCACTCACACGAAGGCTCGCTATACCCAAAAGACGCCGCAAGAGGTACTGCGGGAGCGCTCCAAAATACTGAGAAAAGCGATCTACCCCCTGGATGAGTCGATGAAAAACGTCTTTCCGTGCAAACCGGTCACGAATGTCATTCAGGATGAAATTCGTTATTGCGAGCAGTTGATCGCGGTGATTGAAGCGGACGGACGTTTTACCGAATTGCCCAAGGTGAGGGAACCGCTCAACTTGCTAAAAGAAACCATTACCGATGACCTAGAGCATTTGCAAACTTCCGTGGATCCGGATGCCAAAGTCGGCCACAAAAGTGCAGACTCCTCTTTTTTCGGGTACAAGACTCATATTGCGATAAGCGAGGAGCGAATCATTACAGCCGCCACGATTACTACCGGCGAACAACCCGACGGCAAGCAGCTAAAGACGTTGATAGAAAAAAGCAAAGCGGCGGGGATGACAGTGGAGACGGTGATTGGCGATACCGCCTACTCGGAGAAAGACAATCTGGCGTACAGCGAACAAAATGAAATCGAACTCGTATCCAAACTAAATCCGCTCATTACCCAAGGCAACCGGAAGAAAGAAGACGAATTTGAGTTTAACAAAGATGCGGGGATGTATGTCTGCAAGGCCGGACATCTGGCGACGCGCCGGGCGCGCCAAGGAAAGAAAGGGAAGGGCAAAAACCAGGTGGATACGTATTATTTCGATGTGAACAAATGCAAGATGTGCCCGCTTCGGGAAGGGTGCTACAAGGAAGGGGCAAAAAGCAAAACCTATTCGGTAAGCATAAAGTGCGATGAACATCTGGCGCAGGCTGCATTTCAGGAAAGCGAAGCGTTTAAGGCTAAGGCAAAAGAACGGTACAAAATTGAGGCCAAGAACAGTGAACTTAAGCATAGACACGGGTATGATGTTGCATCCTCCTCGGGTCTGGTTGGCATGGAAATACAAGGAGCCATGGCGATATTTTCTGTGAATCTGAAACGAATTTTGAAGCTGCTGGAGCCATAA
- a CDS encoding type II toxin-antitoxin system death-on-curing family toxin: protein MNIRYLTVQEVIAINVAMIQNYSKGEQIGIKNPSLLESAVLRPQSSAFGEDAYSSIWDKAAALFESLGQNHPFQNANKRTAFTSLLIFLRFNGFYFQMEQGTAADFTVDMVNHKYSFDDLATMIKAHSIKMPPG, encoded by the coding sequence ATGAATATACGTTACTTGACTGTGCAAGAGGTTATTGCTATCAATGTCGCCATGATTCAGAATTATAGCAAAGGGGAACAGATTGGTATAAAAAATCCCTCTCTTCTCGAATCTGCGGTTCTCAGGCCTCAAAGTTCCGCCTTTGGAGAAGATGCGTATTCGTCAATATGGGATAAGGCAGCGGCATTATTTGAATCTCTCGGACAGAATCATCCTTTTCAAAATGCCAATAAAAGAACGGCCTTCACCTCATTGCTCATTTTTCTTAGGTTTAATGGGTTTTATTTTCAAATGGAGCAAGGGACAGCGGCAGATTTTACCGTTGACATGGTTAACCATAAATATTCATTTGACGATCTTGCCACTATGATTAAAGCGCATTCTATCAAAATGCCTCCCGGATAA
- a CDS encoding AbrB/MazE/SpoVT family DNA-binding domain-containing protein has product MGKVNDMERKVTKFGNSLGITMTDALKQIGLELGDTVQIDVNQANGEIIIKKAHKIHLPEGISPDFFENLNDVIHEYDRTLKELKDR; this is encoded by the coding sequence ATGGGCAAGGTGAACGATATGGAACGAAAAGTAACGAAATTTGGAAATAGTCTTGGAATCACTATGACCGACGCTCTAAAGCAAATTGGTCTGGAATTGGGCGATACGGTTCAAATCGATGTCAATCAGGCTAATGGAGAAATTATTATCAAAAAAGCCCATAAAATACACTTGCCTGAAGGAATCAGTCCGGATTTTTTCGAGAATTTGAATGACGTTATCCATGAATATGACCGAACCTTAAAAGAGTTAAAGGACAGATGA
- a CDS encoding metallophosphoesterase, with protein MKKLRMIVSIAAGMLLLGIINVYIGWHVLRLLSEWFPGMNAGVYWFVFLLVAFAYLFCRLPWPEPLRPAGRLLKVIGSYYLALLQFAIILLPVADLVYVILSLAGADVSGYAAEAGTVLVILAAIFMLWGSRNAWSTVLRVHSLGLPKPFEGKEPLKIAVASDLHLGDIVGNRHLKKMVERMNAMNPDIILLAGDVLDDSLEPFVRNRMSEQLSKLKARYGIYAVLGNHEYYGGDIEKYTELMGAIGIRVLQDEVAEAAGVYIVGRKDKTAESMDSEGRKSVASLLEGLDLSRPVIMMDHQPTGFDAAAAAGVDVLLSGHTHRGQIAPIHWITRRLFELDWGYLHKENLHVIVSSGFGTWGPPIRLASRSEIIGLSLSTS; from the coding sequence ATGAAAAAGCTGAGGATGATCGTTTCCATTGCCGCCGGCATGCTGCTGCTCGGAATCATTAATGTTTATATCGGCTGGCATGTGCTGCGGCTTCTCTCGGAATGGTTTCCGGGGATGAACGCGGGAGTGTATTGGTTCGTATTTCTGCTCGTCGCTTTTGCCTATCTGTTCTGCCGTCTTCCATGGCCTGAACCTTTGCGACCGGCCGGGAGACTGCTGAAGGTTATTGGTTCCTACTACCTGGCCCTTTTGCAATTCGCCATTATTTTATTGCCTGTAGCCGATCTGGTATATGTCATTCTTTCCCTCGCTGGAGCAGATGTTTCCGGTTATGCCGCCGAAGCCGGTACAGTGCTTGTGATTTTGGCGGCAATCTTTATGCTGTGGGGTTCCAGGAATGCGTGGAGTACGGTGCTGCGTGTTCACTCGCTGGGGTTACCTAAGCCATTTGAGGGGAAGGAACCGCTCAAGATCGCTGTGGCGTCCGACCTTCATCTAGGGGACATTGTGGGCAACCGGCATTTGAAAAAGATGGTTGAGCGGATGAACGCGATGAACCCGGATATTATTTTGCTGGCGGGCGATGTGCTCGATGACAGTCTGGAGCCGTTCGTCCGCAATCGGATGAGTGAGCAGCTAAGCAAGCTTAAGGCCCGTTATGGCATTTACGCCGTGCTGGGCAATCATGAATATTATGGCGGGGATATCGAGAAGTATACAGAACTGATGGGAGCCATCGGCATTCGCGTGCTGCAGGACGAGGTGGCCGAAGCTGCCGGCGTCTACATTGTGGGCAGGAAAGACAAGACGGCGGAGAGCATGGACAGCGAAGGGCGCAAGAGCGTCGCCTCCCTGCTGGAAGGTCTCGATCTGTCCCGTCCCGTCATTATGATGGACCATCAGCCGACAGGCTTTGACGCCGCGGCGGCAGCGGGAGTGGATGTGCTTCTCTCCGGCCACACGCACCGGGGACAAATCGCGCCCATCCACTGGATCACAAGACGGCTGTTCGAGCTGGACTGGGGCTACCTTCATAAAGAGAATCTGCATGTGATTGTCTCTTCGGGGTTTGGCACATGGGGTCCGCCCATCCGGCTGGCCAGCCGGTCTGAGATTATCGGACTGTCGCTGAGCACAAGCTAA
- a CDS encoding bacteriohemerythrin encodes MITWRESYEIGVEKIDCQHRQLLVKLNEFFDACSNQQGREKIEETLKFLKDYTIEHFGSEEDLMSDIHFPELSEHQKEHADFVKTVLELEEMVKTKGVSVLTTIKLNRTLTDWLLNHINKCDRLIGDYLAQQRKAKA; translated from the coding sequence ATGATAACCTGGAGGGAATCGTATGAAATTGGCGTCGAGAAGATCGACTGCCAGCATCGCCAATTGCTGGTCAAGCTGAACGAATTTTTTGATGCCTGCTCAAATCAGCAAGGGCGCGAGAAGATCGAGGAAACACTCAAATTTTTGAAGGATTACACCATTGAGCATTTTGGCAGTGAAGAAGATTTGATGAGCGACATCCACTTCCCGGAGTTATCCGAGCACCAGAAGGAGCACGCGGATTTTGTCAAGACTGTCCTTGAACTGGAAGAGATGGTGAAGACCAAGGGCGTTTCCGTTCTGACCACGATCAAGCTCAACCGCACTTTGACGGACTGGCTTCTGAACCATATTAACAAATGCGACCGGCTTATCGGGGATTACCTGGCCCAGCAGCGCAAAGCGAAAGCGTAA
- a CDS encoding MFS transporter encodes MRNINLAPRWYYGWTVVSIVFLVLLVSAAISSIPSVLMLQFEGEFGWSRSAVSGALSIRIFLYGLMGPFSAALMARFGIRRIMLLTLSLLTVSLALTSFMTELWQFIALWGIVMGLATGALANVLGVTVAGRWFVKHRGLVVGILTASAATGQLLFLPLLAKVSVGLGWRFSIYTTVAVLLVLIPVVAIWMRNHPSDVGVPALGETDISPPPPFKGNLFLAPLLVLKEATKSGTFWLLAGTFFFCGFSTNGLIGTHLIPACGDFNIPVVMAAGLLALMGMFDMAGTTLSGWLSDRFDSRWLLFWYYGLRGLSLIFLPYALNGGYTLMLVFAVFYGLDWIATVPPTVKLTADHFGREKSGMVFGWILVSHQLGASAAAYGAGVMRQWLGSYTVPFVTAGFLCLFASLLAMRVVKMRSKSAATVEA; translated from the coding sequence ATGCGTAATATTAATCTAGCTCCCAGGTGGTATTATGGCTGGACTGTGGTTTCCATTGTTTTTCTCGTCTTACTGGTATCGGCGGCCATCAGTTCAATTCCCAGCGTATTGATGCTGCAATTTGAGGGAGAATTCGGCTGGAGCCGCTCCGCCGTATCCGGCGCGCTGTCCATCCGCATCTTTTTGTACGGATTAATGGGTCCTTTCTCCGCAGCTCTGATGGCCCGCTTCGGCATCCGCCGCATCATGCTACTGACGCTGAGCTTGCTAACAGTGAGCCTTGCGCTGACGTCTTTTATGACCGAGCTCTGGCAGTTCATCGCGCTGTGGGGGATTGTCATGGGTCTGGCCACCGGAGCGCTGGCCAATGTTCTGGGTGTCACTGTGGCGGGACGCTGGTTCGTGAAGCACAGGGGGCTCGTTGTCGGCATTCTTACAGCCAGCGCGGCGACGGGCCAGCTGCTTTTTCTGCCACTTCTGGCTAAGGTCTCGGTCGGATTGGGCTGGCGGTTCTCCATTTATACGACCGTTGCGGTACTGCTCGTGCTGATACCGGTTGTGGCAATCTGGATGCGAAATCATCCCTCGGACGTCGGGGTTCCAGCTCTTGGAGAGACCGACATATCCCCGCCTCCGCCGTTCAAGGGTAATCTGTTCCTGGCTCCGCTGCTCGTGCTGAAGGAGGCAACGAAGAGCGGAACATTCTGGCTGCTGGCCGGCACTTTTTTCTTCTGCGGCTTCTCCACCAACGGCTTAATCGGGACCCACCTGATTCCCGCCTGCGGCGACTTTAACATCCCGGTTGTAATGGCCGCCGGATTGCTCGCATTGATGGGGATGTTCGATATGGCGGGCACGACGCTGTCGGGCTGGCTGTCGGACCGTTTTGACAGCAGATGGCTGCTGTTCTGGTATTACGGGCTTCGCGGACTGTCGCTGATCTTCCTGCCCTATGCGCTGAACGGAGGTTACACGCTGATGCTGGTGTTTGCCGTGTTCTATGGTCTGGACTGGATCGCAACCGTACCGCCGACCGTCAAATTAACCGCCGATCATTTCGGAAGAGAAAAATCGGGGATGGTGTTCGGCTGGATTCTGGTGTCCCATCAGCTTGGGGCCTCGGCAGCCGCTTACGGCGCCGGTGTGATGCGGCAATGGCTTGGCAGTTACACCGTTCCTTTTGTTACCGCAGGCTTTCTTTGCCTGTTCGCTTCCCTTTTGGCCATGAGAGTTGTAAAAATGCGCAGTAAATCGGCTGCGACTGTTGAAGCCTGA
- a CDS encoding SDR family oxidoreductase, protein MTQKIALVTGANRGLGLEISKQLGALGITVLMGARTLSSAEEAAKQLSAKGFDAVGVQLEVTSKEDIAALAEWIERRYGKLDILINNAGIAVRSSGGNLEAFRQTFEVNTFAPFLLTESLLPLLLKSKAGRIVNQSSAIGSITLMHTDETVRRLGDPAYAASKAALNMLTAYWAQKLESTPLKVNSTHPGLVQTDMGGANAEIPVEEGAKTAVALAVVDADGPSGEFFYMGQTLPW, encoded by the coding sequence ATGACTCAAAAAATCGCTTTAGTTACCGGAGCCAACAGAGGGCTCGGACTGGAAATATCTAAACAGCTGGGTGCCCTTGGCATAACCGTTTTGATGGGCGCGCGCACGCTCTCTTCGGCGGAGGAGGCTGCAAAGCAGCTGTCTGCTAAAGGCTTCGATGCGGTAGGCGTTCAACTGGAGGTTACGAGCAAGGAAGACATTGCAGCGCTGGCCGAATGGATCGAGCGCCGCTACGGCAAGCTGGATATCCTGATCAATAATGCGGGCATTGCCGTGCGATCGTCCGGAGGGAATCTGGAGGCTTTCCGCCAGACCTTTGAGGTCAATACGTTTGCTCCGTTCTTGCTGACGGAATCGCTGCTTCCGCTGCTGCTGAAGAGCAAAGCGGGACGCATTGTGAACCAGAGCAGCGCAATCGGCTCCATTACATTAATGCATACCGATGAAACTGTACGCAGACTCGGAGATCCTGCATATGCCGCTTCCAAGGCGGCGCTCAACATGCTGACCGCTTACTGGGCGCAGAAGCTCGAGAGTACTCCGCTTAAGGTAAATTCGACGCATCCCGGACTGGTGCAGACGGATATGGGCGGAGCAAACGCGGAAATTCCGGTGGAAGAAGGCGCCAAGACGGCTGTGGCACTGGCTGTCGTTGATGCCGACGGACCGAGCGGAGAGTTCTTTTATATGGGTCAGACTCTGCCCTGGTAA
- a CDS encoding TetR/AcrR family transcriptional regulator, with protein MARPREFDEETALDKAMELFWSKGYEKTSIQDLCEYTGVHRGSLYETFGDKNELFLAALDRFRHHSAGRLFAVLEEHGNPKEQLAAFFERLIESSMDNAKERRGCFIANTAVELAPFDSKVASRVEASLLDMENRFYSFLLRAQKEGRLKGKHNLRELSRFLVGVKQGVHIMAKTTADRKTLQDVYQVALSAIF; from the coding sequence ATGGCAAGACCGCGGGAATTTGATGAAGAAACGGCATTGGATAAAGCGATGGAGCTGTTCTGGAGTAAAGGCTACGAAAAAACATCGATTCAGGATCTATGCGAATATACAGGAGTGCACCGTGGCAGCTTGTATGAAACGTTCGGGGACAAGAATGAATTGTTTCTGGCTGCGCTTGACCGGTTCCGGCATCATTCGGCGGGAAGACTCTTTGCGGTTTTGGAGGAGCACGGCAATCCAAAGGAGCAGCTTGCCGCCTTTTTCGAGCGGCTGATCGAAAGCTCTATGGACAATGCAAAAGAACGGCGCGGCTGCTTCATTGCGAATACGGCCGTCGAACTGGCGCCCTTCGACTCCAAGGTGGCGAGCAGAGTGGAGGCAAGTCTGCTGGATATGGAGAATCGTTTCTACAGCTTCCTGCTACGCGCGCAGAAGGAAGGCCGGTTGAAAGGGAAGCATAATCTCCGCGAGCTGTCGCGATTCTTGGTCGGTGTGAAGCAGGGAGTGCATATCATGGCCAAAACGACGGCTGACCGCAAAACATTACAGGATGTATATCAAGTAGCACTTTCGGCAATCTTTTAA
- a CDS encoding AzlC family ABC transporter permease has translation METTTRAQSTGSCTNEESFLRGVKDCLPTLLGYLSIGFAAGVAQKTAGLSIMEIILMSLILYAGSAQFIAAGMIAMGSPSAGIIITILFVNLRHLLLSAAISPYFRHLTPFRNFFVGVLLTDETFGVAINEAAKRKKISEKWMHGLNITAYLNWCAANIAGALIGQWITSPEKFGLDYALPAMFIGLLVLSILGRRTIRTDVIVGLAAAAVAIGVSLWVSPTVGVIAATIIAATIGMAVEKWK, from the coding sequence ATGGAAACAACAACCCGGGCACAGTCAACCGGGAGCTGCACGAATGAAGAAAGCTTCTTAAGAGGGGTCAAGGACTGTCTTCCCACCCTGCTTGGCTATTTGAGTATCGGGTTTGCGGCGGGCGTCGCCCAGAAAACGGCGGGGTTAAGCATTATGGAGATTATCCTGATGTCTCTGATTCTATATGCAGGGTCCGCCCAATTTATCGCCGCTGGCATGATCGCCATGGGCAGTCCGTCCGCAGGCATCATCATAACCATTCTATTCGTAAATCTGCGGCATCTTTTGCTAAGCGCGGCCATATCGCCCTACTTCCGTCATTTGACGCCCTTCCGTAACTTTTTTGTTGGCGTTCTTCTCACGGACGAAACCTTCGGCGTCGCCATAAATGAAGCGGCCAAACGCAAAAAAATCAGCGAAAAATGGATGCACGGGCTTAATATCACCGCTTATTTGAACTGGTGTGCCGCCAACATTGCCGGTGCTCTTATCGGACAGTGGATTACCAGCCCCGAAAAATTCGGTCTCGATTATGCGCTGCCGGCCATGTTCATCGGGCTGCTGGTCCTTTCCATACTCGGCCGGCGCACAATCAGAACGGATGTCATCGTTGGTCTGGCTGCCGCGGCGGTGGCGATCGGCGTTTCTCTGTGGGTCTCCCCGACAGTCGGGGTTATTGCGGCAACAATCATAGCAGCGACTATCGGAATGGCGGTGGAAAAATGGAAGTAA
- a CDS encoding AzlD domain-containing protein produces MEVRSQILWIILGSAAVTLIPRVLPLMVLSRFKLPDWSMRWLNHVPVSIMAALVAQELFIQDGKLAPLTSNTELFAAVPAFLVAIITRSLLGTVTVGIVSLMLLRLVLPG; encoded by the coding sequence ATGGAAGTAAGAAGTCAAATCCTGTGGATTATACTCGGTTCGGCGGCAGTCACCCTTATCCCGCGCGTTCTGCCCTTGATGGTGCTCAGCCGGTTTAAGCTCCCGGACTGGAGCATGCGGTGGTTAAATCATGTACCTGTGTCCATTATGGCCGCTCTGGTGGCGCAGGAGCTGTTTATTCAAGACGGCAAGCTCGCCCCGCTGACAAGCAATACGGAGCTGTTCGCGGCGGTTCCTGCTTTTCTCGTCGCGATCATAACGCGCAGCCTGCTCGGTACAGTGACGGTAGGCATCGTGTCGCTGATGCTGCTGCGTCTGGTGCTGCCGGGTTAA
- a CDS encoding DUF421 domain-containing protein: protein MPTWLEVIFRTIFAVIVLFLLTKILGKRQVSQLSFFEYITGITLGSLAAYISLDTDNTWHLGMIAILVWVAISFGIEFLQLKSKKARDFVDFKATVLIKDGKVLEENLKKERLTTDDLLEQLRAKDVFKVADVEFAIMEASGQVNVLLNRENQPLTPKHLGIKVAPEKETQAVIMDGKMMPEPLDMMGKTPKWLMDELEKQQLNLQDIFLGQVDSYGELTVDLYADNVQVPQPQEKPEVYALLKKCEADLEMFGLSTQNKDAKKLYESCSSQLLEVIAELKPLLTT, encoded by the coding sequence ATGCCGACTTGGCTGGAGGTTATTTTTCGGACCATATTCGCTGTGATTGTACTTTTTCTGTTAACGAAGATACTTGGCAAAAGACAGGTGTCCCAGCTTTCTTTCTTCGAATATATTACGGGGATCACGCTTGGCAGCTTGGCGGCCTACATCTCGTTGGATACCGACAATACCTGGCATTTGGGCATGATTGCAATTCTGGTATGGGTCGCCATTTCCTTCGGGATCGAATTTCTGCAGCTCAAAAGCAAGAAGGCCAGAGACTTCGTCGATTTCAAAGCGACCGTGCTGATCAAGGACGGCAAGGTGTTGGAGGAAAACCTCAAAAAAGAGCGCCTGACGACGGACGATCTGCTGGAGCAGCTCCGGGCTAAGGACGTGTTCAAGGTAGCCGATGTCGAATTTGCAATTATGGAAGCGAGCGGACAGGTCAATGTGCTGCTCAACCGCGAGAATCAGCCGCTCACTCCGAAGCATTTGGGAATTAAGGTAGCTCCGGAGAAAGAAACCCAAGCCGTCATTATGGACGGAAAAATGATGCCCGAACCGCTCGATATGATGGGGAAGACCCCAAAATGGCTGATGGATGAACTGGAGAAGCAGCAGCTTAATCTGCAGGATATATTCCTGGGCCAGGTTGATTCCTACGGGGAGCTGACGGTCGATTTGTACGCCGACAACGTTCAGGTTCCGCAGCCTCAGGAGAAGCCGGAGGTGTACGCCTTGCTGAAAAAATGCGAAGCCGATCTGGAAATGTTCGGACTGTCCACTCAAAATAAAGACGCCAAAAAGCTGTACGAGTCGTGCTCGTCCCAGCTCCTGGAAGTGATTGCAGAGTTAAAGCCGCTGCTCACCACTTAA
- a CDS encoding DUF1657 domain-containing protein codes for MTVASDVKTCLSSLKSAQASLEQFALSTQNQDAKTLFTSAAQQTQQIMQQVESRVQQLESEEPQYKGF; via the coding sequence ATGACAGTAGCTTCAGATGTAAAAACTTGCCTTTCATCATTGAAAAGCGCTCAAGCAAGCCTTGAGCAGTTCGCATTGAGCACTCAGAATCAGGACGCCAAAACTCTGTTTACCTCTGCTGCACAGCAAACCCAGCAAATCATGCAGCAGGTGGAAAGCCGGGTACAGCAGCTTGAGAGTGAAGAACCCCAATACAAGGGTTTCTAA
- a CDS encoding M15 family metallopeptidase gives MIKRLILALAMVLIFADVPLPGGENTASPVNASGSAAIKQYPFPAGFVYVDEVIPKARFDIRYYGESNFAGRRIAGYKAPYAILTKQAARALKAVSDELEPKGYAIKIYDAYRPQKAVNDFIKWSKDAGDKKMKQQYYPRLDKENLFKLGFLATKSGHSRGSTVDLTLVSINTGKLVDMGGPHDFFGSLSYYYSPQITKAQQANRRLLKEVMNKHGFKGYSKEWWHFTLIKEPFPDRYFDFDVE, from the coding sequence ATGATTAAGCGGTTGATTCTGGCGCTGGCGATGGTTCTGATATTTGCGGATGTGCCGCTGCCGGGTGGCGAGAATACGGCTTCTCCGGTAAATGCGTCGGGGAGTGCAGCCATAAAGCAATATCCTTTTCCCGCAGGTTTCGTGTATGTGGACGAGGTGATACCGAAAGCCCGGTTCGACATCCGCTATTACGGCGAGAGCAATTTTGCGGGACGGCGGATTGCCGGGTACAAAGCGCCTTATGCGATTTTGACGAAGCAAGCGGCCAGAGCATTAAAAGCGGTTAGCGATGAACTGGAACCCAAAGGCTATGCGATCAAAATTTATGATGCCTACCGTCCGCAGAAGGCGGTCAACGATTTTATCAAATGGTCTAAAGATGCCGGAGATAAGAAGATGAAGCAGCAATACTACCCCCGGTTGGATAAAGAGAACCTCTTCAAGCTCGGTTTTCTCGCGACCAAATCCGGGCACAGCCGCGGAAGCACCGTCGATTTGACGCTTGTAAGCATTAATACCGGCAAGCTCGTCGATATGGGAGGGCCGCATGATTTCTTCGGCAGTCTTTCGTATTATTATTCACCGCAGATCACCAAGGCGCAGCAGGCCAACCGGAGGCTTCTGAAGGAAGTCATGAACAAGCATGGATTCAAAGGATACAGCAAGGAATGGTGGCACTTTACGCTAATTAAAGAGCCTTTTCCTGACCGGTATTTCGATTTTGATGTCGAATAG